The following is a genomic window from Rhizobium sp. NRK18.
GCGGGTCTTTCAGTTTCATTCCGAAATATGGCCGGCTAGATATCCAGGTTGGCCACGTTCAGCGCGTTTTCCTGGATGAAGTCACGGCGGGGTTCGACCTCGTCACCCATGAGTCGCGAGAACATTTCGTCGGAATCGACGGCATCGTTGACCCGCACCTGCAGAAGCGAGCGGGCATTCGGATCCAGCGTGGTTTCCCACAGCTGCTCGGCATTCATCTCGCCAAGACCCTTGTAACGCTGCATCGACAGGCCCTTACGGCCGCTGGCGAAAATTGCGTCGAGAAGCATGCGCGGACCGGAAACCTGCAGGCTGCCTTCCTTGCGGTTGAGGGTCGGCTGCTGCTTGTAGACTTCCTGCAGACGCGGCGTCAGCTGGTCGATATAGCGCGCGTCGGAGGAACCGATCAGGGCGCTGTCAAGGACGGCGACTTCGCGTACGCCGCGCACCACACGCTGGAAGCGAAGGCCACCCTCGGGCGTCACCTCCCCTTCCCAGCCACGCTCGGTTTCCTCGGCGATCAGGTCGAGGCGGGTCGCCACTTCCTGTGCCGTTGCGCTCGCCTGTTCGGGCTTGTCGGTCAGCTCCGGATTGAGAATGCCACAGATTGCGGCCTGCTCGACGATGTCACGGCTGTAACGCGAATGCAGTCCCTCGACGAGGCTTCGCAGGCGCAGCGCGTCGTTGATGACCATGCGCAGGTCCTGACCGGCGCGCATTTCGCCGTTGCCGAGCGTCAATGTCGCTTCTTCAAGACCCTGGTCGATCAGGTAATCCTCGAGCGCCTTCTCGTTCTTGAGGTACTGGACAGACTTGCCGCGCGATACCTTGTAGAGCGGCGGCTGGGCGATATAGAGGTGCCCGCGCTCGATCAGTTCCGGCATCTGACGGAAGAAGAACGTCAGAAGCAGGGTGCGGATGTGGGCGCCGTCGACGTCAGCATCGGTCATGATGATGATCTTGTGGTAGCGCAGCTTGTCCGGATTGAACTCGTCCTTGCCGATCGACGTGCCGAGCGCGGTGATCAGCGTGCCGATTTCCTGGCTCGACAGCATCTTGTCGAAGCGGGCGCGTTCGACGTTGAGGATCTTGCCGCGCAGCGGCAGGATCGCCTGCGTCTCGCGCGAGCGGCCCTGCTTTGCCGATCCGCCTGCCGAGTCACCCTCGACGAGGAAGAGTTCGGACTTGGCCGGATCCTTCTCGGAACAATCGGCGAGCTTGCCCGGCAGCGAGGCGACATCGAGCGCGCCCTTGCGGCGTGTCAGTTCGCGGGCCTTGCGGGCAGCCTCGCGGGCGGCGGCGGCCTCGACGACCTTGCCGACCAGCGTCTTGGCTTCGCTCGGATGTTCTTCCAGCCAGGTCGAAAGAGCCTCGTTGACAAGGTTTTCGACGACCGGGCGAACTTCCGAGGAGACCAGCTTGTCCTTCGTCTGCGACGAGAACTTGGGGTCCGGAACCTTGACCGACAGCACGGCCGTCAGGCCTTCGCGGCAGTCTTCGCCCGACAGCGTCACCTTTTCCTTCTTTAGAATGCCAGACGAATCGGCATAGGAGGTGACCTGGCGGGTCAGCGCGCCGCGGAAACCGGCCATATGCGTGCCGCCGTCGCGCTGGGGAATGTTGTTGGTGAAACACAGGACGTTCTCATGGTAGCTGTCGTTCCACCACAGCGCCACCTCAACACCGATCCCGTCCTTCTCGCCGCGAATGTAGACCGGCTTTTCGATCAACGGCTTCTTGGAGCGATCGAGATAATTGACGAAGGCCTCCAGCCCGCCTTCATAGACGAGCTCGACTGCCTTGACGTCGGAATGGCGCTTGTCGGTCAGAAGAATATGGACGCCGGAGTTCAGGAAAGCCAGTTCGCGCAGGCGATGTTCGAGCGTCGAGAAATCGAATTCGGTTTTCGTGAAGGTGTCCGTGCTCGGCAGGAAGGTCACTTCCGTACCCGACCGTCCCTCGTAGGTGCCGACAACCGCCAGCGGCGCATCCGGCACACCGTGCGTGAAACTCATCTCGTGGACGTTGCCGTTGCGGCGGATCTTGAGCTTCAGCATGACCGACAGCGCGTTGACCACGGAAACGCCGACGCCATGCAGACCGCCGGAAACCTTGTAGGAATTCTGGTCGAACTTGCCGCCGGCATGCAGCTGCGTCATGATCACTTCCGCTGCGGAGACGCCCTCGCCCGTGTGAATGTCGGTGGGAATGCCGCGGCCGTTGTCCGTCACGGTCACAGATCCGTCGGCGTTCAGCGTCACCGTCACGATGTCGGCATGGCCTGCCAGCGCCTCGTCGATGGCGTTGTCGACGACTTCGTAGACCATGTGATGCAGGCCGGATCCGTCATCCGTATCACCGATATACATGCCCGGCCGCTTGCGCACGGCATCGAGGCCTTTCAGAACCTTGATGGAATCGGCGCCATACTCGCCGGAAGCGCCGGTTTCATGCTCGGGTGTATCGGTCATCTAAGAGGTCTTTCACTGTTGACGGAATAAGGCGGCAACCCTTGCGAATCACCGTTTTTGTCCCTGTCGGACTATAGGGAATTTGCCGCAACTTCCAAATCCATGGCGAAGCAATGTGGCATAAAACGGGGGATGACGGGCCGTTCACTCACCGCCTGACCGCTTTTCCAGGATCGCCGTCAGTTCCCGCACCGTTTCCGGTGACAATTCCCTTATCGCATGTGCGAGCCGATTGGCAAATTCGGTGTGTCCGGGAGGAAGGCCGGACGTATCGACGACGACCCGCGGATGGGACATGCCGGCGATCGAGAAGAGTTCGTCGGCTTCATCCCAGATGATGTTGAAATAGCCGGCCACCCTTTGCAGGAAATCGAAGCTCGGCGGACTTCTTCTGCCGTGCTCGAGCGCCGACAGGTAGGCCGCCGATACGCCGATTGCCGCGGCCATCTGCTTTTGCGAGACGCCCTTCGACTTTCGGAGCGTCCGCATGGCTTCGCCGAACGGCGTCATGACTTGTCTTCCCTGACACGTGATAGGCGGACATAGATGGCGCCCTCTCCTCCGTGCCGGTCGGCGGCGGTTTCATAGGATGAGATCAGGAAACGGAACTCCGGCTTTCGGAACCAGATCGGCACCGCCCGCTTCAGGGCGCCATCGCTGCCCATCGAGCGTCCCTTGCCTGTGATCACCAGCACATGGCGCATGCCGCGTTCATGGGCCCGGATGATGAAATCGAGCAGCATGTTGTGCGCCTCGCTCTGGACGAGGCCATGCAGGTCGATGCGGCCTTCGAGCGGCAAATGCCCTTTCTGCAACTTGCGCTTCACCGGCCGCTCGAGCGGATGGTGAATGCCTTTCGGCTTCTCCTGCGGTGGCGCCTGGTAAGAGGGCACATCCCAGTCATCCGGCTTCGCCTTGACGACGGGCGGAGATACGGGCGCCGCCAGCATGTCGCCGAATTCATCCTCTTCCCGCTCTTCGGCAAAGGTATCCATCCGGCCAGGCAACGGCTTCGTGGTGCGCGCGACCTTGCCCCAGAGAATGCGCTCCTCGCGGCTGAGTTTGCGGTCCCGGGCCATCAGCGGTATCTCGCGGCCGCGGCCTTGGGCAGAAGAATGTAGAAGTCGGCCGGACAGGCGACCGCGCCGGCCATTTCGCCCGCCTCATCGCCCGAGCCCGTAAAGATATCGCCACGCGCCGGGCCGGTGATGGCGGAGCCTGTATCCAGCGCCAGCATCAGCCTGGCGAAGTGACCATCTCTGTCCATGTGGGTGATGGCTTCGCTGACGATATAGAAGGGAAATCCGAAGGTGTGGATGCGACGGTCGACGGCCAGCGATCGACCCGCCACCAGCGGCACCTTCGCGGCGGCGATCGGTCCCTTGGTGACATCGTCGACGGCGGCTTCGCGGAAGAAGATATAGGAACGGTTCTGCCAGTAGACATCGTCGGCGCGATCCGGGTTTGCCTCCAGCCAGGCCCGGATCGACTGCATGGAGATCGCTTCGCGGGCGATTTCCCCCCTCTCGATCAGGAGCTTGCCGATGCCGGAAAAGCGATGTCCGGCCTTTGCGGCGTAGGTGATGCGCTTCAGACTGCCGTCGGGATAGCGCAGCCGCGCGGCACCCTGCACATGGGTGAAGAAGACATCGGCGCGGGATTTCGCCCAGGCGATCTCCAGCCCGCGTCCTTCCAGATAGCCGCGCTCGATTGTGCCTCGATCGGGATAATAGGAGATGACGCCGTCCCGCTGCAGCCCGAATTCATAATAGTCATCCATACCGGCCGGTCGATTGGCATCGTTGACGTCGACCAGATCATCGGGCCTCCGGTAGAAGGGATAGCGGAACGTCTCGTCCGGAGCGGCGGAGACTTCAACTTCCGGCTCGAAGAAGGCGGTTACGAAGCCGCGCTCGCCATCCTTGCGGCGGATGAGAAACGGTTCACATGTCGCCTCGAAGAAGGCGCGCCAGGTCTCCGGGCTTTCGCCGCTGAGCCCCGCCGCCTGCTCGAGAAGCGAAACGAGATCGCCAGCCGTGAGGCCCAACGATCCCGTCTTGTAAGGTTTTGCGGATTTGAGGTGGACGAGGCAATCACACATGGCACCGGCCAGCGAGGATGGATCGTCCTCCTGCCATCGCGGCAGGTCAGCGAAGGAAACCGGCCTGAGTTCGAAATCCTGTCCTTCGGTCATGGGATCAGGATTCGGTTGCGACCAGCTTCCAGTTCGGATCACGCGAACGGACATCGCGGGCGAATGTCCAGATGTCGTTGATCTCGGCGACTTCCTCCGCGCTTCCGTCGATCATCGTTCCGCTCTTGTCGTAGGTCGCAGAAATCATCTGGCTGACGATCTTGAGCTTGATCATGGCTTCGGCATCGCGGACTTCGGCCTGAACGATGTCGATCTTGTCGATGCCGACAAAGGTCGACTTCACCGTTTCGCCGCGGCTTTCCCGATCGGCAATCGCCCGGTCAAATCCTTCATAGACCTCCCTCGAGAGAAGACCCTTAAGGGTGGCGCGGTCGCCTTCGGCAAACGCCATCACGATCATCTCATAGGCCATGCGCGCACCCTTGACGAATTCCTTCGGATCGAAGGCGGGGTCCGCATCGACGAATGCGCGCAGCGAGCGGTTGATCTCGGTGTCGGGTTTGGCGAAACTGTCCACCGCAGCGTAGCGGTCTTCGTCTGCGGTCCCGTCCTCATTCCGCCGGGAGATGGTGACGACCTTGTCGGCCGGATCGCTTCCCGGTCCCTTGGCCATGTCACGGGCATTATAGGGTTCGTAGGGCGGCTTCTCATTGCCGGTGCGTCGACCGAGAACGCTGCGAAGCTGCAGAAAAATCAGGACTGCGGCGACGAGAAAAAAGAGGGTTACAAAATCGTTGGTGCCCATGCTTGTCCCGGTTTCTGTATCGTCTTTCTGGTTACAATACCCATATAGTCTCGATAGGACGATCATTCAAACAAAGAAGACTCGCCGGTGAACGGTCGGATGACCCATACAGCGACGAAAAGGACAGACGGAATGCGCACGCCCATGATAGCCACGACGATATTGCTTCTGCCGATACTGGAGATCGCCGGATTCATCTTGGTCGGCAGGGAAATCGGTGTTCTGCCGACACTGGCCCTCATCATGCTGACCTCGCTTGCCGGCATCGTCCTGCTTCGGGTCCAGGGCTTCGGGATTCTCAGAAGACTGAATGACGAGGCGCGTTCCGGCCGAGACCCCGCCCGCGACATGATCCATGGCGTCATGGTGGTGATCGCCGGACTGCTTCTGCTTCTGCCCGGTTTCATCACCGATGCGATCGGCCTGCTTCTCTTCCTGCCGCCGGTGCGCGACTTCGTCTGGCGGCATTTCCGCCAGAACATCACTGTCTACACCTCGTCGGCAGCGTCCTTCAGAACGGCCGGCGGCAACCGGGATCGCAGCCCCGTCGTCGATCTCGACGAGGACGAGTTCGAGCGCAAGCCCGGCAACGGTTCCTCTCCATGGTCCGACAAGCCCCGGATCGACAACTGACCGGCCGCTTTGCCGCGGGCTTCCACGGGTTGTAAGCCCATGGCCAAAGTGCTAGATCGCCTATCGACTTTTTGACCTAGAGGAAAAATTCGATGGCCAACGAAAACGGCACACAGGCTCCTGAAAGCCCGTCCCTCAATATTCTCGCCCAGTACATCAAGGATTTTTCCTTCGAAAATCCTGGCGCACCGCGCTCCCTGCAGTCGCGTGACAAGGCGCCCGACATCAACATCAACGTCAATGTCAACGCGAACCCGCTTTCCGGTTCCGACTTCGACGTCATCCTGTCCCTGACCGCCGAAGCACGCGACGGCGACAAGGTCGTCTTCAATTGCGAGCTGGTCTATGGCGGCGTCTTCCGCATCACCGGCTTCCCGCAGGAACACCTGCTGCCGGTCCTCTTCATCGAGTGCCCGCGCCTGCTGTTCCCGTTCGCTCGCCAGATCGTCGCCGACGCCACCCGCAATGGCGGCTTCCCGCCGCTGATGATCGATCCGATCGACTTTGCCCGGATGTTCCAGCAGCGCATGGCCGAAGAACAGGCCCGCCAGCAGGTTCAGGCAACCACCAACTGATCAAGCAAAAGCCCGGCGAAGAGCCGGGCTTCTTCTTTGGGGCATGCTTCTGCGCCAGACGTTTCAATCGACGTATTTCTTCCAGAGGCTCTTGTCGCCCATGCCGGCAATCATCTTTTCGTGCGCCGCCAATTCCGCTTCACTCAGACGCGGCGCGAGCGGTCGCGGTCTCGCTTCCAGCACGATCGGCTGATCCGAACCATCTTCCTCGTCTGAATAACCGTCGCGTCCCGTTTCGACATTCAGGCCCAGAGCCGTCTGCCGACCACCGATCATCTCGATGTAGACGTCGGCGAGAAGTTCGGAGTCGAGCAGCGCGCCGTGCTTGTTTCGGTGAGAATTGTCTATCCCGTAGCGACGGCAAAGTGCGTCGAGCGAGTTCGGACCCATCGGATGCTTGCGGCGCGCCATCGCCAGGGTATCGATGACCTGGTCCTGCGGAACCGGCGGGATATCGAGCCGGGCGAACTCGGCATTGATGAAGCCCATATCGAAGGAGGCGTTGTGAGCGATCCACTTTGCACCTTCGAAGAATTCGCGGATCTCGTCGACCACTGCGGCGAAGGGCGGCTTGTCCTTCAGGAATTCGTCGGTGATGCCATGCACGGCCAAGGCGTCCGGATGGACGGTCTTGTCTCCCGGATTGATGTAGATGTGCAGTGTGCGACCGGTCGGGAAGTGGTTTTCAAGTTCGATGCCACCGATTTCGATGACGCGGTCTGTCTTGTTATCGAGGCCGGTCGTCTCCGTATCGAAGATGATTTCGCGCATCAGCGTCTTCCTTCTCTGGCTCTCAACTCCGTGACGATCTTCCTGACCTGATCGCGGGCAGCATCCATGCCTTGGCCGGTATCGACAATATAGTCGGCCCGCCGGCGCTTTTCTGCGTCCGGCATCTGCAGCGACAGGATGAATTCGAACTTCTCCACAGACATGTTCGGGCGGGCGAGCACCCGTTTGCGCTGTTGCTCGACATCGCAACTCGCCACCACGATCACATCGACATCATCCGCGCGTCCAACTTCGAACAGAAGTGGGATGTCCAACAGGACGAGATCGCAACCTTCCCGCTCTCTGGCGACAACGAAATCGCGCTGCTTCTGCCGGACCAACGGATGGACGATCGCTTCCAGCAGCTTCAATTTATCCGGATTCTTAGCCAGAGTCTTCGATAACAGCTGCCGATCTACGGCGCCGCCATCGATCACTTCGGGGAAATCGTCAGCGAGCAGCGGGACTGCCTCACCGGTGTAGAGATCATGGACGACCTGGTCGGAATCGCTGACGGGTATGCCCTCATCGGCGAACATTTTCGCCGTCGTCGACTTTCCCATGCCGATCGATCCGGTCAGCCCTATGACGATCACGCATGCGCCTCCATGTCGGCAATGACCAGATTTCGCAATTCGTCCGTAACCTCCGGACGGCGACCGAACCATTTCTCGAAGCCGGGCACCGCCTGGTGCAGCAGCATGCCAAGGCCGTCGACCGTTTTCAAACCCTGTTGGCGGGCCTGTTTAAGAAGCGGCGTCTCGAGAGGAATATAGACGATGTCCGTCACGACCGCGCCGTCCGCCATCTTGCCGAAGTCAATATCCGGCGCTTCCCCCCCGTCCATACCAAGCGACGTGGTATTGACGAACAGGCTGGCGCCCGAGAGGACTTCCGGCAAGGCATCCCAGGCGTGCCCATGGACGCGGGATCCGAACCTGTCCGCGAGCTCCCTCGCCCGGGCTTCCGTGCGATTGACGACATGCACTTCGGAAAAGCCGCGGTCACGCACGGATTGAATAACCGCTCGGCTCGCGCCACCGGCGCCGGCAATAACGGCGCGCGCTCCAGAGCTATCCCATCCCGGCGCCCGGGCGTCCAGATTGGCCGTGAAACCATAACCATCGGTGTTCGTCGCACACAGACGTCCCTCTTCGAGCCACAGCGTATTGGCAGCGCCAAGTTCCTTGGCCAGCTCATCCGGCCGGTCCGCCAATGCGTAGGCGGATTCCTTATGCGGGATGGTGACGTTGCCGCCAACGTAGTCGGAGCGACCATCCTTCTGTGCCTGAATGAAGTCCGCGAAGTCATCAGGCGCAACCTCCTTAGCCGAATAGCTTCCATCAATACCGAAGATTTTCAGCCAGTATCCATGGATTATCGGGGAACGCGAATGGCGAACTGGATAGCCGGTTACGAATGCTGCCGGCGATTTTGTTTCACGTGAATCATGCATCTATGACATCCAGTTTGCGTAAAGTTTCCAAGAGCGGCAGCAGCGGCAGGCCGAGAATCGTGAAGTAGTCACCGTCGATTTTTTCGAACAGCTGTATCCCCTCGCCTTCGAGCTGATAGCCGCCGACGCTTTGCAATGCCTTGTCTCCGACGCTCTTTATATAAGTGTCCAGAAACCGATCGCCGAACGATCGCATCGTGAGATCGGCGTGACTGACAAACGCGTGCACCACCTTGCCATCCCGTGCGATCGCAACGGCGCTGTTCAGCCGATGCGTCCGACCGGCAAGCGTCGCCAACTGCCGTCTTGCCTCGTCGGATGACTTCGGCTTGTGAAAGAGGACGCCATCGAGCGACATGGTCTGATCCGATCCGATGACATAGGCATCGGGATGGCGGCGGCTGACATCCAGCGCCTTTTCCGCGGCAAGGCGACGGGCCACGGCCTCCCCCGTTCTCTCGAATGCCGGCATGCCATCTTCGATTGCCCGCTCGTCTATCTCTGCAGCAATGGCGGAAAAGCGAAGGCCGGCATTCTCCATCAGCATGCGGCGGAAAGGGCTGGTCGAGGCGAGAATCAGTGTCGGCTGCATGAATGGCCTTTCGGTAACTGTCGCCGGATTACCGCAAGCGCGGACGCAGGGCAACAATAGCCGCGGCCGTCTCTTCGATCGAACGGCGCGTCACATCGATCACCGGCCAGTTGTTTCTGGAAAAGATGGCCCTCGCATATTTCAGTTCTTCGGCGATGGCCGCCCGGTCGATGTAGCTCCCCTTGTCGAAGCCTGGAGTCGTTCCAAGATCGCGATTGCCGCGCACCTGTGAGATCCGGTCGCTTGTGGCGATCAGTCCGACGATCAGGGGTCTCCTGACCTTCATCAGCTGCTCAGGCAACGGCACGCCCTGAACGATCGGAATATTGATCGTCTTGATGCCGCGGTTGGCCAGATAGATGCTGGTCGGCGTCTTCGACGTCCGGCTGATGCCGACGAGAATGACATCGGCCTCATCCAGATCCTCCGGCATCTGACCGTCATCGTGATCCATGGTGAAATTGAGCGCTTCGATACGGGCGAAATAGTCAGCGTTCATATCGTGCTGCGCACCGACCCGCCGGCGCGACGGGGCGCCGAGATAGGTCTGGAAGACGGAAATGACCGGTTCCAGCACATTGACCGACGGGATGCCGATTTCGATACAGGTGTGATCGAGGATGGTCGCGAGCTCCTGATCGACGATCGTATAGAGAACGATTCCCGGTTCGGCATCGACCTTTTCGAGGACGGAAACCAATTGTTTACGATTACGCACTAGAGGATAGACGTGTTCGATGGCGTGGCTTCCATTGAACTGTGCCGAAGCGGCACGACCTGCCGAGATGAGAGTCTCGCCGGTCGAGTCAGAAATCAGATGGAGATGGAAGAAGTTTTTTCTGTTCTCCACGCTAAGATCCTTTGCCTGTTGATAAGCCGGGACAATCCCGTCTGTCCGAAATCAGGCGCCTGAGCCTGTGGGAAAATGGCCGAGATATCCACATTTGGATTTTCCGGGATGGGCGTTCAACGTGCCTGTGCGTTCCGGGGATTGATTTCCGTTGTTATCTCTTATCAACAGTTGATCCACAAGCGGGCGAATTTTTCATGGCTTCCTATCGCTTTGAAATTGCTTGGCTAAGCGATGCTATATCGCCTATTTTTCAATTGACCGGATTTTTGCTCCCCAACACCGACCAATCATCCCGATTTTCGAACATTCCGTGAATTGATTTTAATCCTTGCTACTCACCGACTCTAAGAAATAGAAGCCTATTTAGATTCATTTCTTATTTATTGGGAAGGAAGCGCTTTGCTGAGCGAAGAGCGTAAGATCATGCGGGTGTTGAGCGGACAAACGGTCTCTCCACCGCCAATCTGGCTGATGAGACAGGCAGGGCGGTATCTTCCGGAATATCGCGAGACCAGGGCCAAGGCCGGCAGTTTTCTCGATCTCTGTTACACGCCGGAA
Proteins encoded in this region:
- the gyrB gene encoding DNA topoisomerase (ATP-hydrolyzing) subunit B, translating into MTDTPEHETGASGEYGADSIKVLKGLDAVRKRPGMYIGDTDDGSGLHHMVYEVVDNAIDEALAGHADIVTVTLNADGSVTVTDNGRGIPTDIHTGEGVSAAEVIMTQLHAGGKFDQNSYKVSGGLHGVGVSVVNALSVMLKLKIRRNGNVHEMSFTHGVPDAPLAVVGTYEGRSGTEVTFLPSTDTFTKTEFDFSTLEHRLRELAFLNSGVHILLTDKRHSDVKAVELVYEGGLEAFVNYLDRSKKPLIEKPVYIRGEKDGIGVEVALWWNDSYHENVLCFTNNIPQRDGGTHMAGFRGALTRQVTSYADSSGILKKEKVTLSGEDCREGLTAVLSVKVPDPKFSSQTKDKLVSSEVRPVVENLVNEALSTWLEEHPSEAKTLVGKVVEAAAAREAARKARELTRRKGALDVASLPGKLADCSEKDPAKSELFLVEGDSAGGSAKQGRSRETQAILPLRGKILNVERARFDKMLSSQEIGTLITALGTSIGKDEFNPDKLRYHKIIIMTDADVDGAHIRTLLLTFFFRQMPELIERGHLYIAQPPLYKVSRGKSVQYLKNEKALEDYLIDQGLEEATLTLGNGEMRAGQDLRMVINDALRLRSLVEGLHSRYSRDIVEQAAICGILNPELTDKPEQASATAQEVATRLDLIAEETERGWEGEVTPEGGLRFQRVVRGVREVAVLDSALIGSSDARYIDQLTPRLQEVYKQQPTLNRKEGSLQVSGPRMLLDAIFASGRKGLSMQRYKGLGEMNAEQLWETTLDPNARSLLQVRVNDAVDSDEMFSRLMGDEVEPRRDFIQENALNVANLDI
- a CDS encoding helix-turn-helix domain-containing protein, which produces MTPFGEAMRTLRKSKGVSQKQMAAAIGVSAAYLSALEHGRRSPPSFDFLQRVAGYFNIIWDEADELFSIAGMSHPRVVVDTSGLPPGHTEFANRLAHAIRELSPETVRELTAILEKRSGGE
- a CDS encoding Smr/MutS family protein → MARDRKLSREERILWGKVARTTKPLPGRMDTFAEEREEDEFGDMLAAPVSPPVVKAKPDDWDVPSYQAPPQEKPKGIHHPLERPVKRKLQKGHLPLEGRIDLHGLVQSEAHNMLLDFIIRAHERGMRHVLVITGKGRSMGSDGALKRAVPIWFRKPEFRFLISSYETAADRHGGEGAIYVRLSRVREDKS
- a CDS encoding murein transglycosylase A translates to MTEGQDFELRPVSFADLPRWQEDDPSSLAGAMCDCLVHLKSAKPYKTGSLGLTAGDLVSLLEQAAGLSGESPETWRAFFEATCEPFLIRRKDGERGFVTAFFEPEVEVSAAPDETFRYPFYRRPDDLVDVNDANRPAGMDDYYEFGLQRDGVISYYPDRGTIERGYLEGRGLEIAWAKSRADVFFTHVQGAARLRYPDGSLKRITYAAKAGHRFSGIGKLLIERGEIAREAISMQSIRAWLEANPDRADDVYWQNRSYIFFREAAVDDVTKGPIAAAKVPLVAGRSLAVDRRIHTFGFPFYIVSEAITHMDRDGHFARLMLALDTGSAITGPARGDIFTGSGDEAGEMAGAVACPADFYILLPKAAAARYR
- a CDS encoding Tim44/TimA family putative adaptor protein, with the protein product MGTNDFVTLFFLVAAVLIFLQLRSVLGRRTGNEKPPYEPYNARDMAKGPGSDPADKVVTISRRNEDGTADEDRYAAVDSFAKPDTEINRSLRAFVDADPAFDPKEFVKGARMAYEMIVMAFAEGDRATLKGLLSREVYEGFDRAIADRESRGETVKSTFVGIDKIDIVQAEVRDAEAMIKLKIVSQMISATYDKSGTMIDGSAEEVAEINDIWTFARDVRSRDPNWKLVATES
- a CDS encoding FxsA family protein — protein: MRTPMIATTILLLPILEIAGFILVGREIGVLPTLALIMLTSLAGIVLLRVQGFGILRRLNDEARSGRDPARDMIHGVMVVIAGLLLLLPGFITDAIGLLLFLPPVRDFVWRHFRQNITVYTSSAASFRTAGGNRDRSPVVDLDEDEFERKPGNGSSPWSDKPRIDN
- the secB gene encoding protein-export chaperone SecB, with protein sequence MANENGTQAPESPSLNILAQYIKDFSFENPGAPRSLQSRDKAPDININVNVNANPLSGSDFDVILSLTAEARDGDKVVFNCELVYGGVFRITGFPQEHLLPVLFIECPRLLFPFARQIVADATRNGGFPPLMIDPIDFARMFQQRMAEEQARQQVQATTN
- the dnaQ gene encoding DNA polymerase III subunit epsilon, which encodes MREIIFDTETTGLDNKTDRVIEIGGIELENHFPTGRTLHIYINPGDKTVHPDALAVHGITDEFLKDKPPFAAVVDEIREFFEGAKWIAHNASFDMGFINAEFARLDIPPVPQDQVIDTLAMARRKHPMGPNSLDALCRRYGIDNSHRNKHGALLDSELLADVYIEMIGGRQTALGLNVETGRDGYSDEEDGSDQPIVLEARPRPLAPRLSEAELAAHEKMIAGMGDKSLWKKYVD
- the coaE gene encoding dephospho-CoA kinase (Dephospho-CoA kinase (CoaE) performs the final step in coenzyme A biosynthesis.) is translated as MIVIGLTGSIGMGKSTTAKMFADEGIPVSDSDQVVHDLYTGEAVPLLADDFPEVIDGGAVDRQLLSKTLAKNPDKLKLLEAIVHPLVRQKQRDFVVAREREGCDLVLLDIPLLFEVGRADDVDVIVVASCDVEQQRKRVLARPNMSVEKFEFILSLQMPDAEKRRRADYIVDTGQGMDAARDQVRKIVTELRAREGRR
- a CDS encoding shikimate dehydrogenase, with amino-acid sequence MHDSRETKSPAAFVTGYPVRHSRSPIIHGYWLKIFGIDGSYSAKEVAPDDFADFIQAQKDGRSDYVGGNVTIPHKESAYALADRPDELAKELGAANTLWLEEGRLCATNTDGYGFTANLDARAPGWDSSGARAVIAGAGGASRAVIQSVRDRGFSEVHVVNRTEARARELADRFGSRVHGHAWDALPEVLSGASLFVNTTSLGMDGGEAPDIDFGKMADGAVVTDIVYIPLETPLLKQARQQGLKTVDGLGMLLHQAVPGFEKWFGRRPEVTDELRNLVIADMEAHA
- a CDS encoding Maf-like protein is translated as MQPTLILASTSPFRRMLMENAGLRFSAIAAEIDERAIEDGMPAFERTGEAVARRLAAEKALDVSRRHPDAYVIGSDQTMSLDGVLFHKPKSSDEARRQLATLAGRTHRLNSAVAIARDGKVVHAFVSHADLTMRSFGDRFLDTYIKSVGDKALQSVGGYQLEGEGIQLFEKIDGDYFTILGLPLLPLLETLRKLDVIDA
- a CDS encoding pyruvate, water dikinase regulatory protein, whose product is MENRKNFFHLHLISDSTGETLISAGRAASAQFNGSHAIEHVYPLVRNRKQLVSVLEKVDAEPGIVLYTIVDQELATILDHTCIEIGIPSVNVLEPVISVFQTYLGAPSRRRVGAQHDMNADYFARIEALNFTMDHDDGQMPEDLDEADVILVGISRTSKTPTSIYLANRGIKTINIPIVQGVPLPEQLMKVRRPLIVGLIATSDRISQVRGNRDLGTTPGFDKGSYIDRAAIAEELKYARAIFSRNNWPVIDVTRRSIEETAAAIVALRPRLR